A genomic stretch from Sulfobacillus thermosulfidooxidans includes:
- the tkt gene encoding transketolase, whose amino-acid sequence MTPTELDLLSINTIRTLAIDAVEKAKSGHPGLPMGAAPMAYVLWTKFLKHNPHNPQWLNRDRFILSAGHGSMLLYALLHLTGYDLSLDELKHFRQLGSKTPGHPEYGHTPGVETTTGPLGQGFATGVGMAMAERYLAARYNRPDFPIIDHYTYAIVSDGDLMEGISSEAGSLAGHLKLNKLIYLYDDNHISIEGSTDIAFSENVLERFDAYGWYTDRVEDGTDVNAIEQAIKRAQQQDRPSLIAVRTHIGYGSPHKQDKASAHGSPLGEDEVKLTKEAYGWPEDKTFYIPDEALKHFREAVPKGEQEEARWNQLFSAYQERFPELARELTQAFDHILPENIFEDLPSFNPGEMIETRAASGKVINAIAPHFPNLIGGSADLGPSNNTTIKDGGDFSAENPSGRNLHFGVREHAMGAALNGMSLHGGLRVYGGTFLIFSDYMKPAIRLSSLMHQPVIYILTHDSIGLGEDGPTHQPIEQLAALRAMPNILVIRPADANETKEAWKVALTTTDKPIALALTRQKVATLPADKTASLRQGGYILAENSPHPELILMATGSEVGIAYAAYEKLAQEGVSVRVVSLPSWELFATQSKDYQDHVLPPHVTKRIAIEAASAFGWERFVGAEGKIIAMTTFGASGKIEDLMEHFGFTTQHIVDEAHQLLHR is encoded by the coding sequence ATGACCCCCACGGAGTTAGATTTATTATCCATTAACACAATTCGAACTTTAGCAATCGATGCCGTTGAAAAGGCCAAATCTGGCCATCCCGGTTTACCTATGGGTGCTGCGCCCATGGCTTATGTTTTATGGACAAAATTTCTTAAACATAATCCCCACAATCCGCAATGGTTAAACCGTGATCGATTTATTTTGTCGGCCGGGCACGGTTCCATGTTACTGTATGCTCTCCTGCATTTAACCGGATATGACTTGTCTTTGGACGAGCTGAAGCATTTTCGCCAATTAGGATCAAAAACACCTGGCCATCCTGAATATGGTCACACCCCAGGGGTTGAAACCACTACCGGACCGTTAGGACAAGGATTTGCCACAGGTGTCGGAATGGCGATGGCCGAACGGTATTTAGCAGCCCGTTATAATCGCCCAGACTTTCCTATCATAGACCACTATACTTATGCCATTGTATCTGACGGCGACTTGATGGAAGGCATCAGTTCAGAAGCTGGATCTCTAGCTGGCCACTTAAAATTGAACAAATTAATCTACTTGTACGATGATAACCATATTTCTATTGAAGGCAGTACGGATATTGCTTTCTCCGAGAATGTGTTAGAACGCTTTGATGCCTACGGTTGGTACACTGATCGCGTTGAAGACGGTACTGATGTTAACGCTATCGAACAAGCCATTAAGCGCGCCCAACAACAAGATCGTCCGTCTTTAATTGCTGTACGAACCCACATTGGTTACGGCAGTCCCCACAAGCAAGACAAAGCTTCAGCTCACGGCTCACCTCTTGGTGAAGACGAAGTTAAACTCACTAAGGAAGCCTATGGTTGGCCAGAAGACAAGACATTTTATATTCCTGATGAAGCTTTGAAACATTTCCGCGAAGCCGTGCCCAAGGGCGAACAAGAAGAAGCTCGGTGGAACCAACTGTTTTCCGCCTATCAAGAACGTTTTCCGGAATTAGCTCGCGAGTTAACGCAAGCGTTTGATCATATTCTTCCTGAAAATATTTTTGAAGATTTGCCCTCTTTCAATCCGGGTGAAATGATTGAAACCCGCGCAGCATCTGGAAAAGTTATTAATGCAATTGCACCTCATTTTCCCAACTTAATCGGAGGCTCAGCAGACCTCGGCCCCTCGAACAACACCACGATTAAAGATGGTGGCGATTTCTCGGCGGAAAATCCTAGCGGCCGTAATTTACACTTCGGTGTGCGCGAACATGCGATGGGCGCCGCATTAAACGGTATGTCACTGCATGGCGGATTACGCGTGTATGGAGGAACCTTCTTAATCTTTAGCGATTACATGAAACCGGCGATACGGTTGTCCAGTCTTATGCATCAGCCAGTCATTTATATTTTGACCCATGATTCTATCGGGTTAGGAGAAGACGGTCCTACCCACCAGCCTATCGAGCAATTAGCGGCCTTACGGGCCATGCCCAATATTCTGGTTATTCGTCCCGCGGATGCCAATGAAACCAAAGAAGCATGGAAAGTCGCATTAACCACGACGGATAAACCCATTGCCTTGGCACTCACACGCCAAAAAGTTGCCACGCTGCCTGCAGACAAAACCGCCTCATTACGACAGGGCGGATATATCTTAGCAGAAAACTCGCCCCATCCCGAACTTATTCTTATGGCCACGGGTTCCGAAGTGGGCATTGCTTATGCCGCCTATGAAAAACTCGCTCAAGAAGGCGTCTCAGTTCGCGTTGTCAGTTTACCCTCATGGGAATTATTTGCTACCCAGTCCAAAGATTATCAGGACCATGTTTTACCACCTCATGTTACCAAACGCATCGCCATTGAAGCCGCGTCTGCCTTTGGTTGGGAACGTTTTGTGGGCGCAGAGGGCAAAATTATTGCCATGACAACTTTCGGGGCATCCGGCAAAATTGAGGACCTTATGGAGCACTTCGGCTTTACCACACAACACATTGTCGACGAAGCGCATCAGTTACTGCACCGTTAA
- a CDS encoding ROK family protein, protein MAYFAGVDIGGTKIAIGIGTETGKILFESRLVTADLHSGSDALDAIAEEIQQLCHRAHISLESISCVGVGSPGPLDGGKLLKTANLPSWEGLDLQAGLTLRTGRPTAVENDATAAAIGEWLFGAGQGLQHFVYVTVSTGIGAGIVANGSRYAGIQGNAGELGHIILKPDGPLCRCGRHGCLETLASGTAIQKAALEQANHSPYLKSLSVINTSAVFEGARQGDETCQSILFEAGKYLGLGLSYLVNLFNPQALILGGGVVVNQPNWLDTIKTFTADYSMKDLFQAVSINLAKLGKDSGLQGALATAITSQV, encoded by the coding sequence TTGGCATATTTTGCGGGTGTCGATATTGGCGGCACCAAAATTGCGATAGGCATTGGAACCGAGACAGGGAAAATTTTATTTGAAAGTCGCCTAGTAACAGCAGATTTGCATTCGGGTAGTGATGCATTAGATGCCATTGCCGAGGAAATTCAACAGCTGTGTCATCGAGCACATATTTCGTTAGAATCGATATCCTGTGTGGGAGTCGGGTCGCCTGGGCCCCTCGATGGCGGAAAGTTGTTAAAAACAGCGAATTTGCCCTCCTGGGAAGGTCTAGATTTACAAGCTGGATTAACACTTCGCACGGGACGTCCCACCGCGGTAGAAAATGATGCGACCGCAGCAGCTATTGGTGAATGGCTTTTTGGGGCAGGACAGGGTCTACAGCATTTTGTTTACGTTACCGTGTCGACGGGAATTGGTGCTGGTATCGTAGCTAATGGATCTCGTTATGCTGGAATTCAAGGCAACGCAGGGGAACTCGGCCATATTATTTTGAAACCTGATGGTCCGTTATGCCGTTGCGGCCGTCATGGTTGCCTGGAAACATTAGCTTCGGGAACAGCTATACAAAAGGCTGCATTAGAACAAGCCAACCACAGCCCATATCTGAAAAGTCTTTCGGTAATAAATACGTCCGCCGTATTTGAGGGAGCACGACAAGGTGATGAGACCTGTCAATCCATTCTTTTTGAGGCCGGGAAATATTTGGGATTAGGATTGTCATATCTCGTGAATCTTTTTAATCCTCAAGCTTTAATCCTTGGGGGAGGTGTAGTGGTGAACCAACCTAACTGGTTGGACACCATCAAAACATTTACGGCGGACTATAGTATGAAAGATTTGTTTCAAGCTGTTTCCATAAATTTGGCGAAACTCGGAAAGGATTCGGGATTGCAAGGTGCCTTGGCAACGGCCATTACGAGTCAAGTCTAA
- the proC gene encoding pyrroline-5-carboxylate reductase: protein MSKKIVVVGPGNIAHAIVSRWLRVAHADIYVLARSKTYLTKGWSAEEQKVVTFDPQVVIDADLVVLAVKPKDMIATIAQLKPFISPSTTVLSVAAGIAIAQIRQLLPDQGIVRTMPNICSEIGTSVTGISFDQVSEERKEWILSLLNLLGHVVEMPEHLLNPMTALYGSGPAYVYVFLQSIIQAAEDLGIPADQARELAAYMVQGASQLALVDSNKSLQQLVEQVVSPGGTTEAMLKVLDQSGWQDIMHQALKAAGERATQLGSIPTRA from the coding sequence ATGTCCAAAAAAATTGTTGTGGTAGGACCGGGAAATATTGCACATGCTATTGTTTCAAGATGGCTACGCGTCGCACATGCTGATATCTATGTATTAGCCCGTTCCAAGACATATTTAACTAAAGGTTGGAGTGCTGAAGAACAAAAGGTTGTGACATTTGATCCGCAAGTGGTTATTGATGCCGATTTAGTCGTCTTGGCCGTGAAACCTAAGGATATGATCGCGACCATTGCTCAATTGAAACCCTTTATTTCTCCATCCACAACCGTGTTGTCGGTCGCTGCAGGCATTGCCATTGCCCAAATTCGCCAATTATTGCCGGACCAAGGTATTGTTCGCACCATGCCAAACATCTGTTCAGAAATCGGCACCTCAGTAACTGGCATTAGTTTCGATCAGGTATCCGAAGAGCGTAAAGAATGGATTTTATCACTTTTGAATTTATTAGGGCATGTTGTGGAAATGCCCGAACACCTGTTAAATCCCATGACGGCCTTGTATGGAAGTGGCCCGGCTTACGTCTACGTATTCTTACAATCCATTATTCAGGCTGCGGAAGATCTTGGAATCCCTGCCGATCAAGCCCGTGAACTGGCTGCGTACATGGTACAAGGTGCTTCACAATTAGCCTTAGTGGACAGCAATAAAAGTTTGCAACAATTGGTAGAACAAGTTGTTTCTCCAGGTGGAACAACAGAAGCCATGTTGAAAGTTCTGGATCAATCCGGGTGGCAGGATATCATGCATCAAGCCCTCAAAGCGGCCGGCGAGAGAGCCACCCAATTGGGCAGCATCCCTACCCGTGCTTAG
- a CDS encoding c-type cytochrome, whose product MKKPLVTLLVLSAIFSGFLGGCGSQSSSPAHQGHHGARKTESNTRHATKTVNRKVNNPSSGHTTTHNDASGVSLAQGAKLYASTCQSCHGKAGAGTSQGPKLAASPTVVSRFGTETALEAFVAHNMPATNPGSLSSSESRNVSAYIWNLAKK is encoded by the coding sequence ATGAAAAAGCCACTTGTAACCCTTTTGGTGTTGTCCGCAATCTTTTCGGGTTTTCTCGGTGGGTGCGGGAGCCAGTCTAGTTCTCCCGCACATCAAGGTCATCACGGGGCACGTAAAACCGAATCGAATACGCGTCACGCCACCAAAACGGTGAATCGGAAAGTTAATAATCCATCGAGTGGGCACACGACCACTCATAACGATGCGTCAGGGGTGAGTCTTGCGCAAGGCGCAAAACTGTATGCCTCCACATGCCAGTCTTGCCATGGAAAAGCGGGAGCGGGAACGAGTCAAGGTCCGAAGTTGGCGGCTTCCCCCACCGTGGTCTCGCGGTTTGGCACGGAAACAGCATTGGAGGCGTTTGTAGCCCATAATATGCCTGCGACTAATCCCGGTTCATTGTCTAGTTCAGAATCTCGTAATGTTTCGGCATATATTTGGAATCTGGCTAAAAAATAA
- the metX gene encoding homoserine O-acetyltransferase MetX, with amino-acid sequence MTKYPYPIWPWQLSQGFPWPRLQFLRISDPFRLDSGEVLPELLIAFEEWGQIGKGTPIIIFHALTGDSHVTRHTYQDNAGWWDNLVGFGKPIDLHQYHVISLNVLGGAMGSTGPHSPAEDGHPYGGRFPKLSLFDMARAAKILIDAILGDRDKPLVIGGSMGGMMAYAYAMLYPETLRGILTIGSPIWHSPWAIAFHTVGRQAIMSDPFFNDGNYYLTGAYPSQGLALARMADMISYQSPKSMDTKFGRLYQTPERDEFQITSYLRYQGQKLVRRFDANTYIRITEAMDRFDLREGDLSKLRNVPVWMVGITSDQLYPYDEIRQHANILREAGINVRFETLHSPWGHDSFLVDIVPMGKILRRFLQVMSHAMVN; translated from the coding sequence ATGACAAAATATCCGTATCCTATATGGCCTTGGCAATTAAGTCAAGGATTTCCATGGCCACGCCTACAGTTTTTACGAATATCGGATCCTTTCCGGTTAGATAGTGGCGAAGTGTTGCCTGAATTACTCATCGCCTTTGAAGAATGGGGACAAATCGGAAAGGGGACCCCGATCATTATTTTTCATGCCTTAACTGGCGACAGTCATGTGACCCGTCATACCTATCAAGATAATGCAGGCTGGTGGGATAACTTAGTTGGATTTGGGAAGCCCATTGACCTACACCAATATCATGTTATTTCTTTAAATGTGTTGGGAGGAGCCATGGGGTCCACAGGACCGCATTCTCCTGCGGAAGATGGACATCCTTATGGAGGGCGTTTTCCTAAACTCTCCTTATTCGATATGGCCCGTGCCGCTAAAATTCTGATAGATGCTATATTAGGCGACCGTGACAAACCCCTGGTAATTGGTGGTTCTATGGGTGGTATGATGGCGTATGCCTACGCCATGCTGTATCCGGAGACCCTTCGAGGTATTTTGACTATTGGATCCCCTATTTGGCATTCACCCTGGGCGATTGCCTTTCATACGGTGGGGCGTCAAGCTATCATGTCAGATCCTTTTTTTAATGATGGCAACTATTATTTGACTGGTGCCTATCCGAGTCAAGGATTGGCCCTGGCGCGGATGGCGGATATGATTTCCTATCAGAGCCCCAAATCTATGGATACAAAGTTTGGCCGATTATATCAGACACCGGAACGCGATGAATTCCAAATTACGTCGTATCTGCGATATCAAGGACAAAAGTTAGTCCGACGGTTTGATGCGAATACGTATATTCGAATTACTGAAGCCATGGACCGGTTTGATTTGCGTGAAGGAGATCTGTCAAAACTCCGAAATGTGCCTGTATGGATGGTAGGTATAACCAGTGATCAATTGTATCCCTATGACGAGATAAGGCAACATGCCAATATCCTTCGAGAGGCAGGGATTAATGTGCGCTTTGAAACACTACATTCTCCCTGGGGTCATGATAGTTTCTTAGTGGATATTGTTCCCATGGGCAAAATATTACGACGGTTTTTACAAGTGATGTCTCATGCCATGGTGAATTAG
- a CDS encoding GNAT family N-acetyltransferase, with the protein MAVDAVTFFDRASRPYVIREATVEDALDIITVIKEVGTEGQYIANEGEYYTLEQQRHILQNRNPAIQLILVAVVDNRVVGTLEAIRGTFTKNRHVATMGMVLRQGFRGQGRGSGLIKVLELWARQHEIAKIAISVFETNGPALHFYQRHGFVIEAMRPNQFVIDGKMVAEVFMAKYLGPLGT; encoded by the coding sequence ATGGCCGTCGACGCCGTAACATTTTTTGACCGCGCTTCTCGCCCCTATGTGATTCGAGAAGCGACTGTAGAGGACGCATTAGATATTATCACCGTCATAAAGGAAGTCGGGACGGAAGGGCAATATATTGCCAATGAAGGAGAGTACTACACCCTCGAACAGCAACGTCACATTTTACAAAATCGTAATCCGGCGATTCAGCTAATTTTGGTAGCGGTAGTCGATAACCGTGTGGTTGGCACACTGGAAGCAATCCGGGGCACATTCACGAAAAATCGGCACGTGGCTACCATGGGCATGGTTCTTCGTCAGGGATTTCGTGGTCAAGGACGAGGATCGGGACTGATTAAAGTCCTTGAGCTGTGGGCGCGGCAGCATGAAATCGCCAAAATAGCGATTTCCGTTTTTGAAACCAATGGTCCAGCTCTACATTTCTACCAACGCCACGGATTTGTGATAGAGGCCATGCGTCCTAATCAATTTGTTATTGACGGAAAAATGGTGGCAGAAGTTTTTATGGCTAAATACCTAGGGCCATTAGGGACTTAG
- a CDS encoding bifunctional adenosylcobinamide kinase/adenosylcobinamide-phosphate guanylyltransferase, with protein sequence MPLWLVIGGNSSGKSAWAEDFMAKTLGYRDVDYIATLDESYHALNDATVHEKIKEHQMRRPPQWTVWTEPVNPIHRILALPGDHGVLWDGVGPYIVRNMLDDRGDEPVKNRHASNDYGLWSSTNSLHTIMKTWEDLLVKIHHRSADTVIVSEETGLGILDLNLFTQDFVRALGKFNQVASSCAKGVILVVAGLPMWLKGACP encoded by the coding sequence ATGCCCTTGTGGCTAGTAATCGGTGGAAACAGCTCAGGTAAAAGTGCATGGGCTGAGGACTTTATGGCAAAGACGTTAGGCTACCGCGATGTTGATTATATTGCTACGCTTGATGAATCTTATCACGCGTTGAATGATGCCACGGTGCACGAAAAAATTAAAGAACATCAAATGAGACGACCGCCACAATGGACGGTGTGGACTGAACCCGTAAATCCCATCCATCGGATTTTGGCATTACCTGGTGATCACGGTGTGCTTTGGGATGGCGTTGGTCCATATATTGTGCGCAATATGCTTGATGATCGTGGCGATGAGCCAGTTAAAAATCGCCATGCGAGCAATGATTATGGGTTATGGTCGTCAACAAATTCCCTGCATACTATCATGAAGACTTGGGAAGATCTTTTAGTCAAGATCCACCACCGCTCTGCAGACACTGTGATTGTAAGTGAAGAAACCGGACTTGGTATATTGGATTTGAACTTATTTACACAAGATTTTGTCCGGGCACTCGGGAAATTTAATCAAGTGGCATCGTCTTGCGCTAAAGGCGTCATTCTGGTGGTGGCGGGACTCCCCATGTGGCTTAAAGGAGCATGCCCATGA